The following proteins are encoded in a genomic region of Nicoliella spurrieriana:
- a CDS encoding MFS transporter, translating to MTQNNAWKRNLWVLWFGTFIDGMGFSEVIPFLSLYVGYLGHYSKGELSMLSGLVYSASYVVVMLTAPIWGRFADRHGRKRMVLQTALGSAITLGLMGLVTNVWQLVLLRVLQGFFAGVIPNSTALVATETPKEHAGYAMGIITTGYVGGNLIGPILGGILARIFTIRITFLITAGFLLVSFLITWFFVKETFKPDPERAKTPLFDIHLLRGFPKPRFVIWMLSATVIIQAGLFSIYPIISLLVKQLMHDRGPVTIVAGLIASLPGISMFLTSSIWGRIGDTHGTQRVLILGIVFSGILYFPQAFTTSVVTLGILRFLVGAANAAVYPTIQTMLAKETPSNMTGMVFSLNQAAQALGAVIGSMIGGVISNLFDYSGVFIFNTLMLLFVLVLILWRVPELRWNAGRATSQNVRKEDQDG from the coding sequence ATGACGCAAAACAATGCTTGGAAACGGAACTTATGGGTCCTATGGTTTGGGACCTTTATTGATGGGATGGGATTTAGTGAGGTCATCCCGTTCCTGTCACTTTACGTTGGCTACCTGGGGCATTATTCCAAGGGTGAACTATCGATGCTAAGTGGATTGGTCTACTCAGCATCCTACGTGGTGGTGATGCTGACCGCGCCGATTTGGGGTCGGTTCGCAGATCGGCACGGGCGGAAACGAATGGTACTCCAAACGGCCCTGGGGTCTGCAATCACGTTGGGACTAATGGGCTTAGTGACTAACGTGTGGCAGCTAGTCTTGCTACGGGTGTTGCAAGGCTTCTTTGCCGGGGTGATTCCGAATTCGACCGCCTTAGTGGCGACTGAGACCCCCAAGGAACACGCCGGCTATGCCATGGGGATCATTACGACCGGATATGTCGGGGGCAATCTAATTGGCCCGATTTTAGGGGGCATTTTAGCCCGCATCTTTACGATTCGGATCACGTTCTTGATTACCGCCGGCTTTTTACTGGTGTCATTTTTGATTACCTGGTTCTTCGTCAAGGAAACTTTCAAGCCGGATCCGGAACGGGCCAAAACACCACTGTTTGATATTCATTTATTACGTGGTTTTCCGAAGCCCCGGTTTGTTATTTGGATGCTTTCTGCGACCGTAATCATCCAAGCCGGGTTATTTTCCATTTACCCGATCATTAGTTTATTGGTCAAGCAATTGATGCATGATCGCGGCCCGGTCACGATCGTTGCCGGATTGATTGCTTCACTCCCCGGAATTTCCATGTTTTTGACCTCCTCGATTTGGGGCCGCATTGGGGATACCCACGGGACGCAACGGGTCTTGATTCTGGGGATCGTGTTCTCTGGAATCCTGTACTTCCCCCAGGCCTTCACCACGAGTGTGGTAACGCTTGGGATTCTCCGCTTCCTGGTCGGGGCTGCGAATGCGGCAGTGTACCCCACGATTCAAACGATGTTAGCCAAGGAAACGCCTAGTAATATGACGGGGATGGTCTTTAGTTTGAATCAGGCTGCCCAGGCACTGGGGGCCGTAATTGGTTCGATGATCGGTGGGGTCATTTCAAACCTCTTTGATTACAGTGGGGTCTTCATCTTTAATACGCTGATGTTATTATTTGTGTTAGTATTAATCCTGTGGCGGGTTCCCGAACTGCGTTGGAACGCAGGTAGGGCGACCAGCCAAAACGTTAGAAAGGAAGATCAGGATGGCTAA
- a CDS encoding MFS transporter has product MTESNRNWRKNLWVLLFGTFITGVAFNEVIPFMSLYISDLGTFTSGQLSILSGIVYAASFLVVALTAPFWGKFADRHGRKRMILQTALGSAISIALMGCVTNVWQFIGLRFLQGFFDGVIPNCIALVATETPRDRVQSALSILSTGYTSGFLLGPIFGGILVSFISIRVSFFVTGILLFSFFLMALLMVTEDYQPDPDADETGWHLFRNFPNPHFVLYMLLTSVIVQSGLNAVFPIITLYVKQLLGGHGPIAIVAGLITALPGMAMVLSSPIMGRYGDRHGASKALTIGFIIVIIAYFPQGFATSVTMLGIFRFINGIGNAGVFPSIQTLFAKGTPPTMTGMAFSLNQGAQAIGSVIGAIVGGVISNFFGYSGVFYFAAATMIINLVIIKWRVPEVRKY; this is encoded by the coding sequence ATGACAGAGTCAAATCGGAACTGGCGGAAAAATCTGTGGGTCCTTTTATTTGGGACCTTCATCACGGGGGTGGCGTTCAATGAAGTGATTCCATTCATGTCGCTATACATTAGTGATTTGGGCACCTTTACGTCCGGACAACTATCGATTTTAAGTGGGATCGTTTACGCCGCATCGTTTTTGGTCGTGGCGCTCACCGCACCGTTTTGGGGGAAATTTGCTGACCGTCACGGCCGCAAGCGAATGATTTTACAGACTGCATTGGGTTCAGCAATTTCAATTGCCCTGATGGGCTGTGTGACCAACGTCTGGCAGTTCATTGGCCTGCGGTTTTTACAGGGCTTTTTTGACGGGGTCATCCCCAACTGTATTGCCCTGGTGGCGACTGAAACCCCACGCGACCGGGTCCAATCGGCCCTCAGCATCCTTTCGACCGGCTACACCAGTGGCTTTTTACTGGGCCCCATCTTTGGCGGGATTTTAGTGAGTTTCATTTCGATTCGGGTCTCCTTTTTTGTGACTGGCATACTACTATTTTCATTTTTCCTAATGGCCTTATTAATGGTCACGGAGGATTATCAACCGGATCCGGATGCTGATGAGACTGGCTGGCATTTATTCCGGAACTTTCCGAATCCGCACTTCGTGTTGTACATGCTATTAACGTCGGTAATCGTCCAAAGCGGGTTGAACGCAGTCTTTCCGATTATTACGCTCTATGTTAAACAGTTATTAGGTGGCCACGGGCCAATTGCAATCGTGGCGGGGTTAATTACCGCGTTGCCCGGGATGGCAATGGTGTTAAGCTCCCCCATAATGGGGCGCTACGGTGATCGCCACGGGGCTTCTAAGGCGTTAACGATTGGCTTTATCATTGTCATCATTGCCTACTTCCCACAGGGGTTCGCGACTAGCGTTACCATGTTGGGCATCTTTCGGTTCATAAACGGGATCGGGAATGCGGGGGTCTTCCCATCGATTCAAACCCTCTTTGCCAAGGGAACGCCCCCGACCATGACCGGGATGGCATTTAGCTTAAACCAGGGGGCCCAGGCGATTGGTTCGGTCATTGGGGCCATCGTTGGTGGGGTCATCTCCAATTTCTTTGGTTACAGCGGGGTCTTTTACTTTGCCGCTGCGACGATGATCATTAACCTCGTCATTATTAAATGGCGGGTCCCGGAAGTGCGAAAATACTAA
- a CDS encoding amino acid permease, translated as MAEKPKNLQRGLAPRHMQMIALGGTIGVGLFMGSSSTIGWTGPSVLIDYAIAGIFLYLIMRSLGEMLYVHPVTGSFAQFANQYMHPVFGYLTAWSNIFQYIVVGMSEVIAIGTYCKFWWSGLPGWIPGLVAVVSLAIANLISVKAFGELEYWFAMIKVVTIVLMIIAGLGVIIFGFGHDMHPVGISNIWKYGFFTGGVKGFFFALAIVLGSYQGIELIGVTAGEAENPKKSLIEAIQSTIGRILIFYIGAIFVILSIYPWDKIGEIGSPFVETFAKLGITAAAGIINFVVLTAALSGSNSGIYSASRMTLLLAEDHKLPKRFLRINRHGVPFYAVGAISFGIFIGVVLNFVLPLFFKNAGEIFVMVYSSSVLPGMVPWFVILISQIRFRKLHPEEMKGHPFKMPLSPYTNYITIFFLILTLIFMFFNDATRVPLIIGVIFLAVMTIIYFVKYNQSDVEKAKKGSDDMY; from the coding sequence ATGGCAGAGAAACCAAAAAACTTACAACGGGGGTTGGCACCCCGCCACATGCAAATGATTGCATTGGGCGGGACCATCGGGGTCGGCCTATTCATGGGTTCGTCTTCAACGATTGGTTGGACCGGCCCGTCCGTTTTGATCGACTACGCCATTGCCGGAATTTTTCTATACTTAATTATGCGGTCGCTCGGGGAAATGTTATACGTCCATCCCGTGACCGGATCGTTCGCCCAGTTCGCGAACCAGTACATGCACCCAGTCTTTGGGTACTTAACGGCGTGGAGTAATATTTTTCAATACATCGTGGTTGGAATGAGTGAAGTGATTGCGATCGGGACCTACTGTAAATTCTGGTGGTCAGGCCTGCCGGGATGGATTCCAGGATTAGTCGCAGTCGTTTCACTAGCAATTGCTAATCTGATTTCAGTCAAGGCGTTCGGGGAACTTGAATACTGGTTCGCCATGATCAAGGTGGTCACGATCGTCTTGATGATTATCGCTGGATTGGGTGTGATTATCTTTGGGTTTGGCCATGATATGCATCCAGTCGGGATTAGTAACATTTGGAAGTACGGATTCTTTACCGGTGGCGTCAAGGGCTTCTTCTTCGCCCTGGCCATCGTGCTCGGATCGTATCAGGGAATCGAATTAATCGGGGTGACCGCTGGGGAAGCTGAAAACCCGAAGAAGTCATTAATCGAAGCGATTCAATCCACGATTGGTCGGATCCTAATCTTTTATATCGGGGCAATCTTCGTAATTCTCAGTATCTATCCATGGGATAAGATTGGTGAAATTGGTTCCCCATTTGTGGAAACCTTCGCTAAGCTGGGAATTACCGCTGCGGCTGGAATCATTAACTTTGTGGTCCTAACGGCCGCCCTTTCTGGTTCGAACTCCGGAATTTACAGTGCCAGCCGGATGACGTTGTTACTGGCAGAAGACCACAAGCTCCCTAAGCGGTTCTTAAGAATTAATCGTCATGGAGTGCCGTTCTATGCGGTCGGGGCGATTTCCTTTGGGATTTTCATCGGGGTCGTCTTAAACTTCGTGCTGCCCCTGTTCTTCAAGAACGCTGGCGAAATCTTCGTAATGGTTTATAGTTCCAGTGTGCTTCCCGGAATGGTACCATGGTTCGTAATTTTGATCAGCCAAATTCGGTTCCGGAAGTTGCATCCCGAAGAAATGAAGGGCCATCCATTTAAGATGCCCCTATCACCATATACGAATTACATCACGATTTTCTTCTTGATCTTGACGTTGATCTTTATGTTCTTTAACGACGCAACGCGGGTTCCATTGATTATCGGGGTCATCTTCCTTGCCGTTATGACCATCATCTACTTTGTAAAATACAACCAAAGTGATGTGGAAAAGGCCAAAAAAGGTTCCGATGACATGTATTAA